The region ACACAGCCAGGCCTGACAGGGGCATGGGATGTAAAGCATGTGTGACGTCTTCAGTGTGACGACTGAAGACTCAAACGAGGAGCCAGATCTCTATGGTTTTTAGGCcagcctttaatccaagaactcagggaggcagaggcaggtgaatcttcgagttgaaggctagcctggtctacagactgagttccaggacagccaaggctacacagaaaaaccctgtcttggaaaaaacaatcTAAAATCCATTGACAAATGTATATACAAGCAGTGGTATAGCCACGAGACGGAAATTATTCAGCCACATAAAGGAATGAAGTCCTGACATGCTACAATGtaaacatatctttttaaaaattatgcaagtgaaagaagccagacacaaacgCCATATATGAAATACCCAAAACTGCtaacatagtggcacacatctgtaatttcagcacttgggaggataagacaggaagatcacaacAAGCTCAAAAATAGCCTATACTACACAGTGAGTACACCAGGTCAGCCAAACTATATAAGACTCAagttctaaaaacaacaacaaaacagaaaagacaaattcTCAATGTAGATTACTGATTTCTAGGGGTGGGAAAAGAGTATGCTGAACCAGTGCTGATGGACACAGGAGTCCTCTCGGGagtgaaaatatttgtttaaaacattGATGACAGCTACCCAACTTTAAGACTACACTACAGAGCACAGAACAGcacatttgttgctgttgttgtttttggtttttggtttttcaagacagggtttctctgtgtagccctggctgtcctagactcgcttagtagaccaggcaggcctggaactcacagcgatccatctgcctctgcctccctagtgttgtgattaaaggcctgcaccactacgcccagtcAGAACTACACACTTTAAAGGATAAGTTTTCAAGTGTATGAGTTCTATTTCAATTTAAGTTAAAAGGCTAAAATGAATGTATTATTAACACTAAAGTAATACTCAAAGCAAATTAATCTACAAAGATTAAAAAAGTACATTAttccgggcatggtggtacacgtgagaggcagaggcaggcagatctctgaattcaaggccagcctcatctatagagctagttccaggacagacagggctacacaggaaaactttgtctctaaaaacaaaaagcaagaaggaaggaagcaggcggGTGGGGAGtgtatggaggaggaggagggggaggaggagggagagatggagggagggagggaaaaagagaataCAGTAATAAATCAGTCATCAGTTCATTCACAAAAAATACAAATCTTAACTTGTATATACCCCTACTAGACCTTAAAAGTTCATAGAGCAAAAActgacaaaaatcaaagaaaatataaatccaCAACTATGGTTGGTACACTTGTTTCAGCAATTGATAGAAATAGTAGAAAtcgggggctggagacatggctcagtggttaagagcatcacctgctcttccagacgtcctgagttcaattcccagcaaccacatggtggctcacaaccatctataatgtgatctgatgccctcttcttcagataaagcactcatatacactaaataaataaattaattaatctttaaaaaaaaaaaagaaatagtagaaATCAGCAAAAACTACAGAACTAAACTAGATGTATTTAGCATTCATAGAATATTCTACTAACTGCAATACACACTCTCAAATGCATATCATATAAGACAGGCTACGTGCTGGAGAACATAAAACAAGCCGTAACCAACGTAAAAGCACTGAAATCCACAAAGTGTGTCCTCTGCTAATAAATGCATTAGGACTATAAATGCGTAGGAATATAGTAATAGAAAAAGTTGCAGTATTtagaaatgaaacaacaaaattcTAAATTGATAGataaaagttagaaaaaatagaaaatacattgactgatgaaaacaaacacatcaaaatTGTCCCCTTTCCCACATTCATGCCAGCATCTGCTTACAGATAAGCTCACAGCATTATTGCTTTTACTGAGGACAGCAAAAGTCTTAGGTCAACAATCTAAACTTCTggggctcaacagttaagagcacttgttactcctGCCAAGGACCTTGTTCAGTCCcctgcacccacacagcagctcaagactatctgtaactccagttccaggagatccggAGCCCTCTTATGACCTCCTCAGGTACacgatgcacagacatatatgcaggcaaaacactcagacacataacaTAAGTGATAATAATAATCTAAACTCCTACCctaagaagattttttaaaagcaaggcaAATAAAGAACCCAGCTGTGACGGGTCCTGCTTGTAATTCAGTgctcaggaacctgaggcaggagaccCACCATAAAGCGCAAGCTACATCTAAGCTCTCACCTGAGCTACATATGGGAAGATCTAGGCTAAGCTACAAAGCAAAGctcttctcaaaaaacaaacaaagcataaaGTAGTGGATGAATAAGGTGAGACACAGCCATGTAAGGGAATGCTCAGCAGTGACAAGCACATCCCATATCCAAGCAttgcctataagcccagcactgggaggcagaggatgaggCTTGTGGGCTAGAGGTTAAATCTGGCTACCAGCAATTTCATGGCCATTCTGAGCTTATCCAAACAGACGAAAGCACGGCTGTTTAGGGGACCAGACACAAAATGCTCAATCGGTACCGTGTTTATTgcgcaagcatgaagacctgagctcactGTCCAGCTCCCGTGTAAAGGCAAGGTACAGGGTCACACACTACACCCagcctggggaaggaggaggcaggaggattcccggAGCCAGACAGTAGGTGAATCAACAGTGAGAGAAAGGGCAAGCAGGATGGTTTAGCATGCACAGGTGCTcactaccaagcctgacaacactGAATTTGATCCCCCAAAACAActaactccacagagttgtcctctgacctccacatgcacacccgAAAGCAcacattataaacaaacaaacaataaatgataaacatcaaaaaaataaggtggagactgGGAAAGACACCCAATGTTAACTTTTGGCCTCCACAAACATATAACACACCCACAATCACatccacatgaacacatatgcacacaccaagAGGGAAGCAATGAAGATTAAAAAGGGAAAACTAAAGGTATCACTTAACCACAAAGCACATAATTACAGACGGAGAAAATCTAAAGCAATCTACAATCTCAAGCATCAACCATTAGCTTTTACAAGTAAGCTATTACAATCCAAAAGAAGGTTTGGACAATGGCTCAGTGATAAGAATAGGTGACCTGCATGTGTAAAACCCTTGGTTCAATCCCTGAACCACAAAACTGAGTAAGTAAGTAAccctcccaccaaaaaaaaaaaaaaaatctacaggaAAAATGAACAGGTGAGTAAGTATGTGAGTGAAGTGGCCCAGAGCGAAGCCTACACAGCCACGTAGCAATGAAAATACCTAACTGCTGTTATGAGCACCAGCAGATCTCACAGAACGTTGCGTGGAGACCTACCTTCTGTTGACACCTCAAAAACAGGCCGATCAATTTAGGAAGTGAAGGCCCACTTGGCTAACCAGCAGAGAACAGTAGTTACTTTTAGGGAAGAGGAAACTTGGCCACAGTAACCACTCTGTGGGTGGTCACTCTGTGACAATCCACTGAGCAGCAGGCATTTCATTCCTGTTCTCTAAAGAACTATGTTCTGTCTGGATGTTTCAAACTGTTTCAAGAAAGGTGACTCCGCCTCTCTCCTCACTACCCCTGAGGCAGAAACTCAGCTCTTACACAGTGCAAAATACAATATGGTAACTAATTTGAACTTAGTTGGCTCTACCCTTGCCACACACAAATTCTATTTTACCAACTATTTAAAGGCACAAGACCTGTGCTGCTTCAACCTTCATGTATTTAGTTCTCGTTATTCAGTATTTTTCCCTTTGTGATTACACTCCACCCACACTCACTACAGTTCCCTGAGGTTCCCACCCAATTTGGATATTAATTCCTCAAGACGTCTCCTCATCCCCCTTTTCCAATACTACCTGCTTCCTCTTTACACTCAGTATACCCACTCGCCTACAATGAGCTACAGTTTAACTATGTGCCAGCCCATCCTCTACTGTACTATAATCTCAGCACAAGATCCACGCTCATGATTTCAGTACCTACTATTAGTATGTGGTAGTTACTAGTAAATTTCAatcttatgtatgtatttttcctggactcctctgtagcccaggctggcctcgaactcacagagatcagcctgcctctgcctccccagtgctgggatcaaaggcgtgcgccaccgcgcccggctcttACCTATACATCTTAAGTGGCTCCACtagcaaaggcacttgctgccaagcctggtaccctgagttcaatccttgaaaTTCACATAATAGGAGGAAAGAAttgactccctcaagttgtcctctgacctccacatgggcactgtgatacacatgcacagacacatacacacatgcaacacacaaatatataaatgtaacaaaaaatgTTACATGTAACAAATGTAAGAACAGTAAAACCATCTAAGGTGAAGCCTCCATCTTATACGTGCTGCACAGCAACAACCACTACAAACACAGGGCAATATTGAATAGAGGAACTTGTACCAAAACTCAGGTATATGAACATTATACTTTTGTTAAGCTATATAATTACCTAAAATAAGGAATATATGCACTATTAGAATTGAAAAcatctcagccaggtgtggtggcacatgcctttaattccagcacttgggaggcagaggcaggcagatcactttgagttcgaggccagcctggtctacaaagtgagtccaggacagccaggactacacagagaaaccctgtctcgaaaaacaaaaaaataaagtagtagtagtagtagtaataataataataataataacaacaaacagctctagccaggcatggtggtgcacgcctgtaatcccagcattcaggaggcagaagcaggcgtatctctgtgagttcaaggccagccttgtctacaaagtcaACAGCAAGGACTCTGAAGCaatgagccacctttccagctcaATCTCTTTTTAATATAGACAGATTCCTAGACCTTTGAGCTAATCCACACCACACAGCCTATGCCTCAAGAGAAAActgaagccaaaaataaaaaaattaggcTGGCTTGCTCAGGGTAAAGACTGTAACCAAAAGAACCAAGATTAGTACTCTGATCCCTTGGGGCTTCTCACTTAGGGCTTTAGGTCCTAATCCTCAACACGCAGTCTCAAATACCATAATCTCAAATGATGAAACCCTGAAAGACCAAAATCACtaaatataaaattctgaaagatCAAGTATCTCAAAAATAACTCTAGGAGCACGATTCTAGAAACTGTCTAAGCCGGGCATAGTGATGCTCATctgtactctcagcactcagaagggaaGGGCGGGTACCACAAGTTCAGagcatcctcagctacacagtaagctggagccagcctgagctacatgacatcctatttcaaaagaacaataatacataaaataatggtTAAAGGGCATTGACTTAGGGACTGGAGATATATCTGAACGTCAGTTGAACTACGCAGGTCACGCAGCATTGTGGCCCACAcatgtaagcccagcactcaggaagcaaaagcaggagGACCTCAGTTAGCAGCCAGCCTGGAGCACACAGCAAGACCCTACTTCAAAACAGAACCAGGGCTGGGCATGACGGCACACTCCTTCAAGCCCAGAactggggagccagagacaggtagttttctgtgagttcaataccagcctagtctacagatcaaggtcaaggccagccagagctacacattaaccttgtctcaaaggacaaaaatataaatgaacacaggctggagagatgacccagcagttaTGCGCAgattctgctcttgcagaagaggtAAATcaagttctcagtacccacatgatggctcacagccaccttttAATTCCACATAAGCCCATGTAGATGAAACGCTCATGtatacaaagcaaataaaaattcaagttttttaaaaacccacaataaAGTTTTGTCGGTGATTTGCAAACAAAGAAGCTTTCTGAAATTTTCACAAATGCCAAGAAAACCCCATCTCTTACTTGCTAGTATCAGTGTCTCAAAGCATAAACTGTTTACCACCATACCAATAACACCAAGATAATTCATCTCTACAAAAAGGTATAAAACAACCATTTTTCtggttctgttgtttgtttgtttgtttttgagatcgGTTTTTAGTGCATATCCTTAGCTCACCCAGAATTttctgcatagaccaggctggccttgaactcctagagaccacctgcctctgcctctgagcgctgggactaaaggcgtgcccCATCATGCTTGGCCTAAATTACAATTTTGTCATTACACATTTTATACAAAATGATACAAAAGATGAAATATATAGCAGAGCAAAttgcctaattaaaaaaaaaaaaaactggagattTAAAAGTCTGGGaataaaccaaaaggaaaaaaaaaaaaaaagccatgcctGAAAACCAAACACATAAAGAAAGATTGTGGACAAGCACAAGAAAGTAGTCCCTAAGTGCTGACCTGCTTTGTGAGGTCTCATGTCAAGATGTGTATTTTGCCTTTCTTAGAGAAATAaacttgtatttatttccttGGGTGCTGTTCTTCTGAAGTTCTATGACTCATACAAAGCAGTTTAACAACACCCTATCAGAAAGATCTGTCTTGGACTGGACCCATGGCTGACAGGTAAAGAgtactttctctttttcctgggAACCTGAGTgtagctctcagcacccacacagggaggctcacaactgcctgccaCTCCAGCTTCATGGGATCAGACAATCTGTTTTGGCTTCTGTTGCCATCCTCACACACACTGAAGACATGCACACCGACCAGACatacaacataataaaaaataaatccttaaagggATGAACATTCTatcttcagcaccatgcctgtatTGTTTTGGGCACTTAGCAATTTTCTTCCTTAGGTACTCAGACATGGGCAACAAATTCAACACACAAAACTGGTGAACACATACCATGGCTGGGCACCTCATCAACCCCAAACCATTCAGTAGTATCATTGGCTTCATCATGCAAACATGCCTTCATTTCATCAAAAACTCCTGGAATTGCATCATCTAGAAGTGATGCCAGTGATGACAAATGATACTTTGCATGTATGCATTATGTGTGGGTACAGGTGAACCTGTGttcttatatgtgtgtgcgtgacTGTAGAAGCCAAAAAGTCAACACTGGGAACACTGGGTAACTTCCTCAAATTTTCATATATCTCTCTCTCTTGGATCTCTCATGAATACGGAGCTCAAAGCGCAAAtgacatgtatttttatatgtgtatgggtgttttgtgtgcatgcatgtctgtgtacaacctgtgtgcctgatgcccacctGGCCATCAAATCTTccgaaactggagttacagccacaATCTATGAGAACAGGATTCCAGAcggttctgagctgccatgtgggtgctcggaattaaacccaggtctcCTAGAAatgcagtcagtgttcttaactgctgagccatttttaaaCTGAATTTCACCCCTATTGTGTTGCACCTACATATTCTCTTGTCTGTGACTACACTACTGAAAGCACTTGATCATAACTAAATCTGGTCACAAATGCACCGGCtgagtggaaaacaaaacaaaaccctttactGGTCACACTTTAAAATTCACTGGCTGAAGGTTGGATTGTACCTAAACCTTGCTCACATATCACTACTGTCGTGGGATGCAATTTAAGTTGCTTTTCTAAAAACTCTCCCGAAGCTTCACTTTTTCCAGATATTAATACACAACAGAgcagtaagttttaaaatgttcaggGGGATGagctttgtatctttttttcaatggagatagttttaaaatacagTGTGGGCCATCCATTTGTCTGTTGTTAGACTTAACGATGAATATGTGACTTCTTCAGTAGTCAAACTGAGGTTTTTTATTCACAAGGCCACTGATCTTCTCAAGCACCTTCTGACCAGCATTCTTTGCAAGGAGCACGGTGCTGTGCAGAAATGGCAGCAACACACAACTGAGTAATTTGGGAAGGAAGATTTTCTTGCATCCATTCATTCATGTGAATTGGTGTTTCACTTGCATGTGcgcctgtgtgaaggtgtcagatctcctggaacttgagttacagacagttgtgagctgccatgtggttgctgggaattgaacttgggtcctctagaagagcagtcagtactcttaactgctgagccatctctccggccccctgAATGTTTTTTGTCCTCCATCCCCATCAgggctgaggactgaactcagggttcTTCTACTACTAAGCTAAATATCCAAACCAAAAtcaagaaagatggctcagaggttaagagtactgcctgctcttccaaaagtccggagttcaattcccaggaaccacaaggtggctcacaaccatctatactgagatttggtgccttctttctggcttgcaggtgtatatgcaggcaaaacattgtatacataataaataaataaatcttttaaaaaaattaataaatatccaAACCTTGGTTTTCTTGTGTTGAAACCATCATTTTTACTGCAATCTCTGCCATGCTGCACTATCATTTGAAGACTGTTTCAGCTGTCAAATTCTATGTGTCCATTTGAAGGGCTAGCTATTGTTTGATTGTTGTAATTCAGCAGTTTCCACAACACCAGtaattcactttaattttttttttttttttaaacttgctgggtatggttgcacacacctttaaacccagcactcaggaggcagagacaggcagatctctgtgtgtctgaggtcagcttggtcttggtctatatagagaattccaggacagccagggctacatagagacactgtctcaagttTTTTTCACTGTCtcaacttaaaacacacacacacacacacacacacacacacacacacacacacacgtttttaacttgaaaaaaaaattttaacacttgttatatgtgtctgtgtaagtgaTAGGCACCCCTATGAAGGGCAGAGGGCAAGTGACCAGCATTACTAAatgaattctctccttccacacgTGGGTCACAGCAATCAAATGCAGGTGGGCAGACTTGGGGGCAGGCACCCTCACCCAGTGAGCTGCCTCACTGACCCtagctttaaaatgtttatcttaAACAATTAAGTAGCCTTGTACAATTAAATTACCAAAGTCTTGgggacagtgagatggttcaggaggtaaaggcacttggcCACCAAGCctaaaacacatatacacaaacaaatataaaaattaaaatattgcaaAAACTTTCTGTGAGGGAACaattttttagatttctttcattatGTTCTAAGGAATATAGTTAAGAAGGAATTATGTTGTTTCCCCAATACCAAATCTGTATTACCAGTGAAGCTAGTGACGTAACTCAGTCTGTGGCTCAAAGCCAGGACCGCTGGTGTAAGGCCTAGAGTCCTACAGCCAAAAGTTTCAAAATgcaaaacagcaaaagaaaactgTCCTAACTTCCAGAAAGAGCAACTTACCTGCTGTGTTTGTCCCTGAAGGGCCTCAACCAACTAGATAGTGTACACCCAAACTGAGACAGCTCTTCCTTTACTCCAACTAGACTCAGACATTAATCTCCTCTGGAAACGTCAcataaatagctttaaaaatgctCAGGCAGGATTTTTGGTATTCACTACACCCTACGTGCTACAACTACCACACACAGAACTATAAATGTTCTAAGCCCATTACTCAGCTTTTTATTCCTGATATAGCCTTTGCTTTTTGCTATAGGAATGAAGGGATTGAGGATTTCTGAATTCTGGCTTCCAGAATTTTCAACATTCAAGATTTTGCTCTTTCAGGATTATGACTTTTAAGGTTCTACACACCTAGGAATTCACTGTTCACTAGACACCTGGGAGCCTGTCTTTCAGGACTATGCCTGACACAGTATTATTTAGCACTTCGCCTTTCCTCCCACATGAACACTCAGCGTCAGTATCCCAGCTGCACTTTCGCTTCACATTTAGATGGTAACCTCTTAGCTGAAACACTTTTTTAAACTATCATTTTAGAAATGGTTCACACATATGAATACTAAAGGTACCAACAAGTTCAACCAGGAAAACACCATTTCCGGTTCCAATATCAAGCACGGAGGCATCTAACGGGATCTTGTGCTTCTGCAGCCACCTTATCAGTCGGTTCATACTCTCTTCCCCAAACCTGTCAGAAACAGAACGCAAAAGGCAGATAGATAGCAAAAGTTACAACTATATTCCACTTCTGCTGCTTAATACTGTATGCTCATTTAAGTCTTTTTTGAAAAGTGAAAAGTAGTATTTtaatggtttaagctttatttttattgttatttaggAGATTATACCTCGAAAAATAGAATACCCAACGTATGTGTGTAGTAAACATACTTATGTATATTccatatgtaatatatgtaagtatgtacACGTATTACAAACGCATACACTCTGTCTACATCAGCATTAATCCTTTAAGATAACTCTCCTAATAGTTGTCTTCTTACACATCAGCAAATGTTTTATCAAGTACTGAAAAATGACAACCATGGAATGAAAGTAACTTCCTAGTATTATGATCAATTTAAATCTGggccattagaaaaaaaaaaaaagaaaagaatttttgttttaaagctatcACTGAAGTCAGATTcaggtagaggctggtggatctccgagttcgaggccagcctagtctacagagcaagttccaggagagccaggactacatagagaaactctgtcttaaaagaacaaaaacaaaaaccaacaaaataacaccaagaaacaaacaaaaacaaacaaacaaacaaacaaaaacgagaacaaaaaagaaaagaaatattttggagCTGTCCCTGGAGACTCAAGCCATGCCTCTGCCGAGCTCTAGGCTGCCCGTGCAGCTGCTGAGTGCGCATGTTCATGCtctcacacccacacagacaagTCCTCGGCTTCACTCACCAGACTTCTCCTGTATCACCATATTCTTGGAATGCTCGCAGTTCTCTCTCATAAACAGCATCCCAGCTACATAAACAACGAAACGGGAAGCAAGAGTCTCAAATTAAACTGTATTTTGTGAATTAAATGTATATTTCCAATGTATTACACAGCTGCTTACAGTGGTCTTAAACATTATTAGTGTTCTCAGTAAGTGCATATagttcaaaaaaaattttttaacatcCTTGGGTTAAGAGGACGACAggtgggtgtggtgctgcatgcctagactcccagcagaggcagaggcaggcagacctctgtgagttcaagaggccagccttacacagggaaaccttgtcttgaaaaaacaataaataaataagtaatacacATACTTAAACTCATCCAATGAATAATTGTACGTCCATTTTAGCTTAAATAGAAAGAGGCAACTGTCCAAGAATGTCTAAGTCCCAGACCCAAATCCAAAACTGGACTACACAAGCTAAGTTTGTTACTGCAAATTTGCTCTTCAATGGGCAGACAGAGGACTTTCTAACCAGTAGGTCAGTGGTTTGTTCACAATGAATGTAGCCAAGATAAAATGGGCTTAAAAGTAAGTGCTAGaacagtctctgtctctccctgtattCTTAGAGCATCGTCCAcacccacctcctcctgctcccagaGCTAACAGCTCTCCCGGGACCTCATTCGAGCCATTGTGTGGTTCATTGCCCAATACTCTCCCTATTTTCCCCAACACAGATTCCAGACCCCTACACTGGCCCCCCAAGGGTTTCGAGTGGGCTTGGATCCCTTGAAAGAAGATTGACTGCCACCCAGGGCGTGCTTGGGA is a window of Acomys russatus chromosome 5, mAcoRus1.1, whole genome shotgun sequence DNA encoding:
- the Eef1akmt2 gene encoding EEF1A lysine methyltransferase 2 isoform X2, with the protein product MNADSDGQIGAVVPVRSREGSPAADDFVPSALGTREHWDAVYERELRAFQEYGDTGEVWFGEESMNRLIRWLQKHKIPLDASVLDIGTGNGVFLVELDLNFWKSCQLPSSALEVDLETL